CAGATGATGAGTCCGTGTTTGAAAACACGGTAGAATTTCTCATTAAATGCCGGGTGGAGCTAGCGTATATCAATGTTGCCACCCCCCTGCCCGGCACCGTTCTCTTCGATCGATTGAAAGCGGAAGGGAGGATCTTTGACTGGGACTGGTCCCATTACGATGGGAAACATGTGGTGTTTCATCCAAAGAGGATGACACCCGAGGTGCTTCAAGAGGGATTTTTCTGGGCCAACCGACAATTTTTCTCACTACCCTCCATCGCAAAGCGGATTTCATCCACCAGTCAGCGGATTATTCCCCGGTGGGTTATGAATTGGAGGTTTAGGAACTTGGTCCGTCGAACCACCCCTGCGGCAAACCTTTCCCCTTTGAGTCAAACCATCCGGAAGCTCCGTGTCCAACTTCCTTCAGTGGATACTGGAAATTTTATCCCCAATGCTTTGGGGGCGGTGAAAAATTCCGTTCAGGAAACCTCAAATCAAATCGACCGTTTTTTGAATATTAAAGTCAAAAAGGATGAGGGTTTAACCACATTAATGGTAGAGCTGGAAGGCACACTGGACCGCTTTAACGTCAAGGAAGTCAGAAATCGAGTCGTGGAAGCGGCAAAAAAAGCACATATGGATATTGTTATTAACTTTGAGCACTTAAAATATGCAACCCCTGAAGCACTCCAGAGCCTCCTGGATTGGACCCATATACAGCGTCTGGCACCCGCTGTTCGAATTAAATTTTTAAATCTCAAAGCGTCCTTTCAACAGGCGTTGACACAACCCCTGCCTATTGGAATTGAGATTGCCAAGAAAGAGCTAGGATAATGCATACATTTCATTACAAAGGAAAAGAACTCTATTGTGAGGCTCTCCCCATCCGGTCCATTGCTGAAAAGGTCGGAACACCCTTTTACCTCTACAGTACAGAAACACTTCAGAAACATTTCCAGGTGTTAGACAGTGCCTTTCAGGGAGTTTCTCATCTAATTGCCTTCGCGGTAAAGGCCAATTCCAATTTGGCTGTCCTACGACTTTTCGGGCGGCAAGGGGGAGGGGCTGATATCGTTTCCTCAGGGGAACTGTTCAGGGCCAGGAAAGCAGGAATCCCCTCTTCTCGGATCGTCTTTGCGGGGGTCGGCAAAACACGTCAGGAAATCGAGGATGCGATAAAAGCGGGAGTTCTTATGTTCAATGTGGAATCCCCTCAGGAATTGGTTCAGATCCATGAGGTGGCAAAGGCAGAAGGCAAAAAGGCCCCGGTGGCCCTCCGGGTCAATCCCAACATTAATCCCAAAACCCACCCTTATATCTCCACAGGGTTAAAGAAAAACAAATTTGGTATTGCCATTGATCAGGCTGTGGAAGAGTATCGGTTGGCAAAGCGCCTGGACCATTTGGACATCGTGGGGGTGCATTGTCATATCGGGTCCCAATTGACCGAAGTTCAACCCTTTGTCGACGCCCTTAAAAAAGTTCTTAAACTGGTTACCCAACTTAAAAAAGAAGGAATTCCTATACAGTATTTGGATATGGGTGGGGGTTTAGGCATTACCTACCAAGGGGAAACCCCGCCTAAACCCAAGGAGTTGGCCAAGGCGATTCTTCCCTTGTTGAAAGGGGAACCCTACACCCTGATTCTTGAACCAGGAAGGGTTCTAGTCGGAAACGCCGGCATACTGGTTACCAAAGTCCTTTACTTAAAAGAAAGTCCAAACAAGCGATTCGCAATAGTGGATGCCGCCATGAACGACCTGCTCCGTCCGACCCTGTATGAGGCCTACCATGAAATTCTTCCGGTGGTCAAAACCCGAATGAAACCCATAACCGTTGATGTGGTCGGTCCCATCTGTGAAACTGGGGATTTCCTGGCAAAAAACCGGAAAATCAATGCTTACCGGCCAGGAGATTTACTGGCGGTCATGTCTGCCGGGGCCTATGGGTTTACGATGTCTTCCAACTACAATGCCAGACCCCGGGTGGCCGAGGTCCTGGTCAATGGGGAACAGTTTCATGTCATTCGGCAACGGGAAACCGTTGAGGATCTAATCAGGGGAGAGGTCATTCCCGACTTCTTAAAATAACCATTTTTTCTTTTGGAAAAAGTGCATCAGTATGACGCCAACGGAACAAAAGATTCCTTTCACTAAAATGAGTGGGAGCGGGAACGATTTTATCATCATCGATAACCGCAAAAAAATCGCCCCGGAAAAAAACATCCAAGAATTTGTCACAAAAATTTGCCAGCGTCGGGTTTCAGTAGGAGCAGACGGGGTCATTTTCATTGAGCCTTCCGAACAGGCACACTTTCGATGGCGGTATTACAATTCTGATGGAGGAGAGGTGGAAATGTGCGGTAACGGAAGCCGGTGTATTGCCCGATTTGCCCACCTGCATGGAATTGCCCCTGCGAAGATGTCCTTTGAAACATTGGCGGGAATCATTCAGGCAGAAGTCAAAGGTCGTGAGGTAAAGGTCCAACTCACGGAACCCAAAGATCTCTCTCTTCACCTCATGATTCCCCTTCAATCTGGGGAAAGGGAGGCCTATTTTTTAAACACGGGAGTCCCCCACGCGGTTTATTTTGTGAAGGATCCCAATACGGTGGATGTGGAGGGACTAGGTCGGGAAACACGCTTTCATCCGCTGTTTCAACCCTCGGGAACCAACGCCAATTTTGTGAGCCTGGAAGACCCTCACCATATGGTAATTCGAACCTATGAACGGGGGGTGGAGGGAGAAACCCTGGCCTGCGGAACCGGGGCGGTAGCCTCCGCCTTGATCTCCGGAGCACTGGGGAAGACCACATCCCCAGTGGAACTCACTACCCGGGGAAGAGAAATTTTAAAGGTGTATTTTCAATGGAATGGAAAACGGTTTTCCAACGTTTTTCTTGAAGGAAACACACACCTGATTTATTCAGGAGAAATCGGGGAAGAGGCCTGGAGATGACAAAGAACAAGGCAACCCTTCAAGGGTCAATGGTCGCCATCATTACGCCATTTAAAAATAACCGTTTGGATGAGGAAGCTTTTAGTCAACTGATAGAAAACCAGATCCGAAACGGAACCGACGCCATTGTTCCCTGTGGCACGACGGGAGAATCGGCAACACTTAGCCATGAGGAACACAAACGGGTAGTGGAGTTATGCGTCGAAGTGGTCGCCAACCGTGCATCCGTTATCGCAGGGTCTGGATCCAACTCCACGGAAGAAGCCATCCTGCTGACCCAGCATGCACAAAAAGCCAAAGCCTCTGCCGCCCTTTTGATTTCACCCTACTATAACAAGCCCACTCAAGAAGGGCTCTACCGCCATTTCAAAGAGATTGCGGACCGCGTGGACATCCCCCTTGTCATTTATAACATTCCTGGAAGGACCAGCATCAATGTTCTTCCCAAAACCCTGGCACGGTTGTGTACCCATCCCAATATTGTTGCAGTCAAAGAATCCAGCGGTTCACTCCAGCAGATTTCAGAGATCATTCATTTCTGTGGAGACCATTTAGATATTCTTTCAGGTGATGACATTCTGACGCTCCCCATTATGGCCATTGGAGGAAAAGGGGTCATTTCCGTTGTTGCCAATCTGGTACCAGGGGAAGTCTCGGCCCTGGTTCATGCCATGGCCGATGGAAAGGTGGAGAAAGCCCGGGCCATTCATCAAAAACTTTTTCCTCTGACCGAAGCCCTATTTCTGGAAACCAATCCGATTCCGGTTAAAACAGCTCTTTCTTTCATGGACCGCTGCACGGATGAAATGCGTCTTCCCCTCTGCCCCATGTCTTCGGAAAACCAAAACCGTTTAAAAAGCGTAATGAAAAATTATGGCCTTCTCTAATCCTCTTCAAAGAAGTTCTCTTTTCTACCTGTATGGTGTTTCGCATCGGGGGGGATTTCATTGGCCAAGGTGACGATCTACGGTGCTGCAGGAAAAATGGGCCAGCGGCTCATGAGACTGGCTTGTGAGACCAAAGGAATTCAGCTTGTAGGGGCCGTGGAGCATTCAGGCCATCCCCTTTTGGGACAAGATGTCGGCCAGCTGATCGGAGCAAAACAAACGGGCATCACACTAACCGCCAATTTGACCGAGGCATTAAATAAAGCCGAGGTCTTAATTGATTTCTCGACAACTGAAGCCACATTGAATTCCCTTCAAACGGCTTCTTTTTTGAAAAAACCCATGGTCATCGGAACAACTGGATTTACAGAAAAAGAGGTCAACCGCATCAAAAATTTTTCCAAAACCATTCCCTGTGTCATGGCCCCCAACATGAGCGTTGGCGTCAATGTTTTGTTTAAATTATTGGAAGAGGTGGTCCCCATTCTAGGAGAGGACTACGACATTGAAATAATCGAGGCCCATCACCGCCACAAAAAAGATGCCCCCAGTGGGACCGCAATGAAAATGGCCCAAATCGTCGCCAAGGCACTCCGCCGGGATTTAAATGAAGTGGCCCGGTACAGCCGACATGGTTTGATCGGTGAACGCAAAGAGAAAGAAATCGGCATTCAAACCATCCGCGCAGGGGAAATTGTGGGAGAACATACCGTTTTGTTTGCAGGCCCGGGTGAAACCCTTGAAATCAAACACCAGGCCTTCAATCGAGACAATTTTGCTCGCGGCGCTCTGGAAGCGGCCAGATGGATTGTGGGAAAACCTCCTGGTCATTTTGACATGCTGGATGTCTTAGGCTTTAGGGATCAATGAAAATCGTTCGGTTTGAGTCCCAACAGAAAATCTACACAGGAGAATTGAAAGAGGGAAAAATTCATACCCTAACGGGAGAATGGTCTTCTTTGAAACCGGAGGGGAAAATTTTTGATCTTCAAAAGGTCCGTCTTCTCGTTCCGTGCCGGCCCACGAAAATCATTGCTGTAGGGAAAAACTACCCCGAGCATATCAAAGAAGTTTCTGGGGAAATTCCCAAAGAACCGATCCTGTTTATGAAACCTCCAACGGCGGCCCTTCCCACCGAAGGGGCAATTATTTTTCCTGAAATGTCCCACCGGGTGGACTATGAGGCGGAACTGGGGGTGGTGATGAAAGCTAAAGCAAAAGGAATCCCAGCCCAAGAAACAGAAAATTATATTTTAGGTTACACCTGTGTGAATGATGTCACCGCCCGAGACCTTCAGAAAAAAGATGGCCAATGGACCCGGGCCAAATCATTTGATACCTTTGCCCCCATTGGACCCTGGATCGTCACCGGTCTCGACCCTTTTGACCTTAAAATTGAATCAGCCCTTAACGGGGAACTGAAACAAACCGGCCGAACCTCCCAAATGCTTTTTAATATCCGGGAATTGATCAGTTTTATTTCCCAAGTTATGACACTTGAACCCGGAGACGTGGTGGCCACCGGAACCCCATCTGGCATCGGACCTATGAAGCGCGGGGATACCATTGAGGTCACCATTGAGGGAATCGGAACCCTTCGGAATCGAGTGGTATAAGGGAAAAAATTGTCTATAATGAAAGGAGATTAAAAATTGACCTTATTACCCATTGAAATGGCAAAACGCGTAAAGGACCTTCCCCCATACCTTTTTGCCGCTATTGACCAAATGAAGCAGGAAGCCATACAACGGGGGGTGGATATCATCAATCTCGGCGTAGGGGATCCCGATCTTCCCACCCCACCTGAAATTGTCCGGAGTCTGCAAAGGGCTGCCGAAAATCCGCAACATCATCAATATCCTTCCTACGATGGCATGAAGAGTTTTCGGCAAGCAGTAGCCTCTTGGTATGAAAAAAGGTTTGGGGTTTCATTGGATCCAAACCGGGAGGTTTTAACCCTCATTGGTTCAAAAGAGGGAATCGGTCATCTCCCCCTGGCTCTCATCAACCCCGGGGATGTTTCTTTAATTCCCTCTCCGGGTTATCCGGTATATCAAGCGGGAACCCTTTTTGCGGGTGGACACACCGGGATCATGCCCCTTTTGAAAGAAAATGGTTTTTTACCCCAACTCTCCACCATTCCCGCAACCATCATTAAAAGGTCCAGGCTCTTGTTTATCAATTATCCCAATAACCCCACGGCTGCCACCGCAGACCTTTCTTTTTTTGAAGAAGTGGTGGGTTTTGCCAAGAGAAACAATATTATTGTTTGCCATGATGCGGCCTATTCGGAAATCTTCTACGATGGGGTTCAACCCCTCAGCTTTCTTCAAGCGCGGGGAGCAAAAGATGTGGGAATTGAATTTCATTCCCTATCCAAAACCTACAATATGACCGGATGGCGGATTGGGTTCGCAGTGGGCCACCCCGATGTGATTGCGGCCCTTGGAAAAATTAAAAGCAACATTGATTCAGGGGTTTTTCAAGCCATTCAGGAAGCAGGAATCAGCGCTTTGAATATGGGAAACAGCCCTTTGGAAACCATTCGATCAACCTACCAAGCCCGACGGGATGCTTTCATTCCTCCTCTCAGGGAGATGGGGTTTAATGTAGAACCTCCGAAAGCCGCATTCTATGTTTGGGCGGAAACCCCAAAAGGCTACACTTCAACCGGGTTAACAAAAATTCTTCTTGAAAAAGCGGGAATCATCACCACCCCAGGGGTTGGGTTTGGAGAAGCTGGAGAAGGGTACATCCGGATGACCTTGACGGTACCCAAAGAACGGCTTTTAGAAGCAGCCCAACGGATCAAAAAAATTGGGCTTTAGAGAAAACCTTATGGGAGAAATTTGCTATATCGGTTTAGGCTCCAATCTGGGGAACCGTGCCCTTTTTTTAAAAAGAGCCCAGGACCAATTGGAGGCTCTTTCCAAAACCGCGTTGACCCGGGTCTCTCCCGTCTATGAAACCCAGCCCGAAGGGCCTGTTTCCCAACCCTGGTTTCTCAATGAAGTGGTTGCCCTCCGGACCCTTTTGGAGCCCGAAGAACTTTTATTTCATTGTCTGCGGATTGAAAACCAGGAAGGAAGGGTTCGTCATCAAACCTGGGGTCCTCGAACACTGGATTTGGATATCCTAATGTTTGGAAACCGCATTGTTGAACAGGAACGCCTTCAAATTCCACATCCCCGGTTGGCAGAACGCCGTTTTGTCTTAACCCCATTGGCTGAAATTGCCCCTTCAACCGTTCATCCGATTTTAAAAAAAACCATTAAAACCCTTCTGAATGATCTAAAGGGTACACCCCAGATGCTGCCTTATTCGGTTTCTCCGTTCTGCCCCTCGGGTGTTCCAGGAGAGATACCATGATAGACCCTTCTTACCTTGTCATCGAAGGGCCCATCGGGGTGGGGAAAACCAGTTTGGTTTCCCTCTTAAGCAAGGAGATGAACGGGCGGGAAATTCTAGAACATGTTGAGGATAATCCTTTTTTATATTCCTTCTATAAAGATCCTGAACGGTTTGCATTTCAAACACAACTTTTTTTTCTTCTTTCCCGCTATCGTCAATTAGAAGAGTTGAAACAACCCGACCTTTTTCACCGGGTCACGGTAACTGATTATTTTCTCCCGAAAGACCGGCTTTTTGCATCCCTCAACCTAACCCCAAGTGAGCTGGGGCTTTATGATCAAATTTACGCCCTCCTGAATCTGCGCCTTCCGAAACCGGATCTGGTGATTTATCTTCAAGCACAAACCGAAATACTGATGGAACGGATCCTGCTCCGGGGAAAAGAATATGAAAAAGAAATTTCTTGGGACTATATCCATTCCGTCAACCAGGCCTACAATGATTTTTTCTTTCACTACAACGAAACTCCGTTGCTTGTGATTCAAACCACTGAGATGGATTTTGTCCATAACCGAATGGATCTAGAAGACCTTTACAAACAAATTCAAAACATGGGACAGGGAACCCAATATTATATTCCCCGGAAAGGATGAATCACTTCAAATGGAAGGGCATTCTGGCAGGACAATCAGGAGGTTTTTAAATCAATTGGTTTATCTTAACTCAAATTTTTTTCTTTTCCCCATAAATAGCCTTGAACCAAAAATCCCCCGATACGCTTGGCAACCTTTAATTCTTTTTCATTTTCGATCCCCTCTGCAATGATTCCCTCTTTGGAATAGTTGCGTAAAGCGAGCACCAGGTCTTTTAAAAAATTACCAAACTGCTCTGAAGAAGCGGCTTGAACAATGGTAGAACGATCCATTTTGATATAGTCGGGAATGAGCCTGGCAACAAAAGGCAATGAAATAAAACCAGCACCAAAATCATCAATTGCAAACTTAAATCCCAAGGCGCGCCACCGCCTGGCGGTTTCTAAAAAACGCTCCACTTCATACAGCGCTTCCCCTTCTGAGATTTCCAGGATGACATCTATTCCATCGGGTTTTTGTACCGATTCGAGTTGGTTGAGCATATTAAAATCTACATTGATAAACACTTTCTGTATCCCCAAGGCTTTCGCCCGTTCCAGCTGCAAATGAAAACAAAGGCATTTCAATTGATTGAGTTGTCCCACCGCCTGATACCGCTTAAATAATTCCAGAATACTTAACTTCCCGCTGGGATCCCGGCTGAGGGCCTCATATCCGAGAATTTGATCCGAGCGGGTATCCATGACCGGTTGGAAAATAATATCAACACTTTTCTCATTTACAGGATAAACATCCTCGCCGATGTGCACCTTGCCCCCTCCCTTTTTCGCAATATATAAGGCCCGATCCGCTAATAAAATCAATTTATCAATACTATCGCCATGCTCTGGATAAAGAGCCACTCCGATGCTGATATCCAAAGGGTGTTGAATTTTTTCGCTCAAACGAAGAACGCCTTCCCGAATCCGATCCGCGGCAAAGCATACCCCCTCCCGTGTGGTTTCCGAGAGCACAACCAACATTTCATCCCCGCCCCACCGAAAAACCAAATCCGATCCCCGGGTGGCATCCTGAAGACCGAGGGCCACCTCCCTTAAGGCATCATCACCGACCTGGTGACCTTGGTTGTCGTTTAAATCTTTAAAATGATCAAGATCACAAAGAAGAAGGGCAACCACAGTTCGATACCGGTCCGCACGGGCCTTTTGCTCCTTCATCCGATCCTCAAAATACCTCCGGTTAAACAACCCGGTAAGCGGATCCCGCATGGCTTGCATTTCAAGCAAATTTCTCATTTTTCCGAAAGTCGCCCGGGAGTGAAAAACATAAACACAAAAGAGGCAAACCAATACAAACAACCCGATCAAAGCCCGGTGTGCCATAGATCCGAAAAAGTTTTCTGAGTTTTGATCCTGCCCTTGAATAAAATAAAACGCAAAAACCGTTACCGCTCCAAACACCAATAGGAGGCCGAGGGTCAGGCTCAGGAGTTGCCACTCCCGGTTTTCGATTTTTTCTAAACTTTGTTCAACTGGGGTATTCATCAGTGATTCAGGACTTTTATCTAGGGGAACCCTTCTTCGAAGTATATCAGCAAACGGGGGATGGTCAAGGGATAGGCCGCGGGTTTTTTGGAACCATCTCTAAGGGTAAATGAAATCTCTCAGTTAGGATTTCCAGATGTGGTAGAAAGGGTCAGGAACCTCAGGGGAATCCAAAAAGGAAGGATGTAAAATATGGGCCAAGATTTCGGCACTTTCGGCAATTCGTGGTCCGGGCCGGTTAAAATAAGCATTTCCGTCGACTAAAAAACACCGCCCTTCTCGAGTAGCCCGGAATTCCCCCAACCGATCTGATAAAGTGCTTTGGCTGAGCTCTTGTTGGGTTCGGGAAAGATCATACCCACAGGGGAGAATCACAATGATATCAGGATCCGCTTTCCGCACATCCTCCCAAGTCGGTTTTGAAAAAAGCTCGTTGGATTGAATCAAAACAGGTTCTCCCCCTCCCCATCTTACCAATTCCGGCATCCAACCTCCCGCAATCATCAAGGGGTCCAACCATTCTACGCAAGCCACCGTCGGCCGACTCCCAACGGGCCTTAGGCGATGAGAAATGAAGTCCACCCGGTTTTGAATCTGGCTGACCAGGTTTTCCCCTCTATCATGTACACCTGCCATTTCAGCCACCCGTTTTATATCATTCAGAATGTCATGGAAAAAATTGGGCTGCAACGTGCAAAGGCGGGTGGTCGGAAGAGTCAAAGAACAAAGAGCGGTTTCAACCTCTTTTAGGGAAACCGCACATATTTCACACTGATCCTGGGTGATTACCAAATCCGGTTTAATTTTTTCAAGAATAGACGTCCGAATAGTATAAACGCTCATTCCATTTTGAAGAATTTTCCGAACCGATTGGTCAATGACCTCGCTTTTCGCTTTGGTGTCAATTTGGGGTTTGGTTAAAATAGGAAGGTTTTCTACACCAGGGGGAAAATCACATTCATGGGAAACCCCCACCAACTGTTCCCGAAGGCCCAAGGCGCAGACGATTTCTGTGGCACTGGCAATCAAAGAAGCGATTCGCATTTAAAAATAATCCCAGAAGCTTTTCCTCTGTGGCCGCAGGGGGGGAGGGGGATTTTAAACCCAACTTTTCCCAGCCTTCATGAACCCTTGCCCTCAAGAAAGGGCGTCATGGAATTAATGGATATCCTGAATCGGCCTAAAAATACCAAAGCAGCTGGTATACCCATGTAGGTAGGTGGATGGACCCACAGCCCCGATTTCACCATTGCAAAAGAACCCCCCCAATGGGATCGATCCCATTTTCTGCCTGAAAAGGTCACTATCATGGTTGGGATATCCGTAAAGATGTTGGCCCCGTCCTAAGCAAGAAAAAAGCAACGCCCCTTGGGAAACCCTAGGGTTATGCTCCATTAAATGGCGGGTTAACATTAAATCCAAATCTTCGGAAGAGGTTTTGGAATCACGCAAATGAAATTGCACGGTCTGCCCTTCATGTAAATCCGCCCCAACAGCCAAAACCCCATTCAGAGGTTCGAACCGAATATTCCGAATTAAAAAATCCCCTTGTTTCAGATCTTCTTTGAGAGGGTCCATAACAATCCCCAGAAAAAGGGAATGTTGGGCCAATTCCCGATCTTGGTCATCGAGAGAGTCTAACAATTCCTTCAGAATGTTGATGGGTTTTTCCCGATCCAGGCCTAAAAGCAGGTTTTGGTCACACTGGGTAATATGCATGGGATACCCAATAGGGCGGCAACCCTGGGCCACAACGGTATCCACCATTATATTTCCCACCAAAGATAGGCCCACCAAACCGTTTCGATAAATGGCCTCATTTAAGAAAAGAGCATTTACACCCGGACGGACCGCACCGCTGGCCAAACCACCCACTTTTGAGGATTGTGGAAAAGCAAAATCCAGACCCAAAAGAAGACCCTCGGGATTAAATGAAAACGGATCTGCAAGTATGACAAAATGGGGAATTTGACCCGAAGGAATTCCAACCCAATCCCTCCACGTCTGAGGACTAGCATCTAATGTGGGGAGTTGACCCATTCCCGCATAAAAGGGTTTTAAGGAAACATTGGGTAAGCGAGCCGCCGTCAGGCTGAGGGCCGCTTTTTGTTCAATCTCTCTCCCTCCTCCGATTATTCCTGCGGCAGAACACCCGATTAGGGTCCCGCATTGAAGCCCTTTCATCACCTGGGCTGGAATCTCTTCATAAGTTTTTTGGTAGTGTGGCGATAGAAAAACAAAAACAAGGTCAACCGGATCCGGACCCAACACTTCTTGAATTTCAGAAATGCAGTGCTTAAGGGCAAGGTCAGGAGATAACCCTTCGGCAATGCTTGTGGCCCATTTCATCATTAAACGTTCACCTCAACTCACTGGAGGTTTCCATCATACCACATTCGGGGGTTATGGGTTCAAGCCAATTTCCTTCAAAAAAACTGAACGATCCGATTTATTTTTTTAAGAAATGGACAAGCAAAAATATGTTAGATTAATAAAAAATGTCCCTTTGACACCAAGGGCAAGAGGGATTTGGTAGTGGTAGATAAGAAAAATTTATGGTAGGATGAAACGAGTTAACCATTTCTATTCACAGGTTGTTTAAG
The window above is part of the Nitrospiria bacterium genome. Proteins encoded here:
- the dapF gene encoding diaminopimelate epimerase encodes the protein MTPTEQKIPFTKMSGSGNDFIIIDNRKKIAPEKNIQEFVTKICQRRVSVGADGVIFIEPSEQAHFRWRYYNSDGGEVEMCGNGSRCIARFAHLHGIAPAKMSFETLAGIIQAEVKGREVKVQLTEPKDLSLHLMIPLQSGEREAYFLNTGVPHAVYFVKDPNTVDVEGLGRETRFHPLFQPSGTNANFVSLEDPHHMVIRTYERGVEGETLACGTGAVASALISGALGKTTSPVELTTRGREILKVYFQWNGKRFSNVFLEGNTHLIYSGEIGEEAWR
- a CDS encoding LL-diaminopimelate aminotransferase is translated as MAKRVKDLPPYLFAAIDQMKQEAIQRGVDIINLGVGDPDLPTPPEIVRSLQRAAENPQHHQYPSYDGMKSFRQAVASWYEKRFGVSLDPNREVLTLIGSKEGIGHLPLALINPGDVSLIPSPGYPVYQAGTLFAGGHTGIMPLLKENGFLPQLSTIPATIIKRSRLLFINYPNNPTAATADLSFFEEVVGFAKRNNIIVCHDAAYSEIFYDGVQPLSFLQARGAKDVGIEFHSLSKTYNMTGWRIGFAVGHPDVIAALGKIKSNIDSGVFQAIQEAGISALNMGNSPLETIRSTYQARRDAFIPPLREMGFNVEPPKAAFYVWAETPKGYTSTGLTKILLEKAGIITTPGVGFGEAGEGYIRMTLTVPKERLLEAAQRIKKIGL
- a CDS encoding fumarylacetoacetate hydrolase family protein; this encodes MKIVRFESQQKIYTGELKEGKIHTLTGEWSSLKPEGKIFDLQKVRLLVPCRPTKIIAVGKNYPEHIKEVSGEIPKEPILFMKPPTAALPTEGAIIFPEMSHRVDYEAELGVVMKAKAKGIPAQETENYILGYTCVNDVTARDLQKKDGQWTRAKSFDTFAPIGPWIVTGLDPFDLKIESALNGELKQTGRTSQMLFNIRELISFISQVMTLEPGDVVATGTPSGIGPMKRGDTIEVTIEGIGTLRNRVV
- a CDS encoding diguanylate cyclase; the protein is MNTPVEQSLEKIENREWQLLSLTLGLLLVFGAVTVFAFYFIQGQDQNSENFFGSMAHRALIGLFVLVCLFCVYVFHSRATFGKMRNLLEMQAMRDPLTGLFNRRYFEDRMKEQKARADRYRTVVALLLCDLDHFKDLNDNQGHQVGDDALREVALGLQDATRGSDLVFRWGGDEMLVVLSETTREGVCFAADRIREGVLRLSEKIQHPLDISIGVALYPEHGDSIDKLILLADRALYIAKKGGGKVHIGEDVYPVNEKSVDIIFQPVMDTRSDQILGYEALSRDPSGKLSILELFKRYQAVGQLNQLKCLCFHLQLERAKALGIQKVFINVDFNMLNQLESVQKPDGIDVILEISEGEALYEVERFLETARRWRALGFKFAIDDFGAGFISLPFVARLIPDYIKMDRSTIVQAASSEQFGNFLKDLVLALRNYSKEGIIAEGIENEKELKVAKRIGGFLVQGYLWGKEKNLS
- the lysA gene encoding diaminopimelate decarboxylase; this translates as MHTFHYKGKELYCEALPIRSIAEKVGTPFYLYSTETLQKHFQVLDSAFQGVSHLIAFAVKANSNLAVLRLFGRQGGGADIVSSGELFRARKAGIPSSRIVFAGVGKTRQEIEDAIKAGVLMFNVESPQELVQIHEVAKAEGKKAPVALRVNPNINPKTHPYISTGLKKNKFGIAIDQAVEEYRLAKRLDHLDIVGVHCHIGSQLTEVQPFVDALKKVLKLVTQLKKEGIPIQYLDMGGGLGITYQGETPPKPKELAKAILPLLKGEPYTLILEPGRVLVGNAGILVTKVLYLKESPNKRFAIVDAAMNDLLRPTLYEAYHEILPVVKTRMKPITVDVVGPICETGDFLAKNRKINAYRPGDLLAVMSAGAYGFTMSSNYNARPRVAEVLVNGEQFHVIRQRETVEDLIRGEVIPDFLK
- the dapB gene encoding 4-hydroxy-tetrahydrodipicolinate reductase, with product MAKVTIYGAAGKMGQRLMRLACETKGIQLVGAVEHSGHPLLGQDVGQLIGAKQTGITLTANLTEALNKAEVLIDFSTTEATLNSLQTASFLKKPMVIGTTGFTEKEVNRIKNFSKTIPCVMAPNMSVGVNVLFKLLEEVVPILGEDYDIEIIEAHHRHKKDAPSGTAMKMAQIVAKALRRDLNEVARYSRHGLIGERKEKEIGIQTIRAGEIVGEHTVLFAGPGETLEIKHQAFNRDNFARGALEAARWIVGKPPGHFDMLDVLGFRDQ
- a CDS encoding ABC transporter substrate-binding protein is translated as MRIASLIASATEIVCALGLREQLVGVSHECDFPPGVENLPILTKPQIDTKAKSEVIDQSVRKILQNGMSVYTIRTSILEKIKPDLVITQDQCEICAVSLKEVETALCSLTLPTTRLCTLQPNFFHDILNDIKRVAEMAGVHDRGENLVSQIQNRVDFISHRLRPVGSRPTVACVEWLDPLMIAGGWMPELVRWGGGEPVLIQSNELFSKPTWEDVRKADPDIIVILPCGYDLSRTQQELSQSTLSDRLGEFRATREGRCFLVDGNAYFNRPGPRIAESAEILAHILHPSFLDSPEVPDPFYHIWKS
- the dapA gene encoding 4-hydroxy-tetrahydrodipicolinate synthase, coding for MTKNKATLQGSMVAIITPFKNNRLDEEAFSQLIENQIRNGTDAIVPCGTTGESATLSHEEHKRVVELCVEVVANRASVIAGSGSNSTEEAILLTQHAQKAKASAALLISPYYNKPTQEGLYRHFKEIADRVDIPLVIYNIPGRTSINVLPKTLARLCTHPNIVAVKESSGSLQQISEIIHFCGDHLDILSGDDILTLPIMAIGGKGVISVVANLVPGEVSALVHAMADGKVEKARAIHQKLFPLTEALFLETNPIPVKTALSFMDRCTDEMRLPLCPMSSENQNRLKSVMKNYGLL
- the folK gene encoding 2-amino-4-hydroxy-6-hydroxymethyldihydropteridine diphosphokinase, producing the protein MGEICYIGLGSNLGNRALFLKRAQDQLEALSKTALTRVSPVYETQPEGPVSQPWFLNEVVALRTLLEPEELLFHCLRIENQEGRVRHQTWGPRTLDLDILMFGNRIVEQERLQIPHPRLAERRFVLTPLAEIAPSTVHPILKKTIKTLLNDLKGTPQMLPYSVSPFCPSGVPGEIP
- a CDS encoding deoxynucleoside kinase, producing MIDPSYLVIEGPIGVGKTSLVSLLSKEMNGREILEHVEDNPFLYSFYKDPERFAFQTQLFFLLSRYRQLEELKQPDLFHRVTVTDYFLPKDRLFASLNLTPSELGLYDQIYALLNLRLPKPDLVIYLQAQTEILMERILLRGKEYEKEISWDYIHSVNQAYNDFFFHYNETPLLVIQTTEMDFVHNRMDLEDLYKQIQNMGQGTQYYIPRKG